Proteins encoded within one genomic window of Glycine soja cultivar W05 chromosome 1, ASM419377v2, whole genome shotgun sequence:
- the LOC114420946 gene encoding BES1/BZR1 homolog protein 2-like, producing MTGGGSTGRLPTWKERENNKRRERRRRAIAAKIYTGLRAQGNYKLPKHCDNNEVLKALCAEAGWIVEEDGTTYRKGCKRPTSEIGGTPLNLSACSSIQASPQSSSYPSPVPSYHASPTSSSFPSPTRIDGNHPSSFLIPFIRNITSIPANLPPLRISNSAPVTPPLSSPRSSKRKADFDSLRHPLFATSAPSSPTRRHHVATSTIPECDESDASTVDSASGRWVSFQVQTTMVAAAAAAPPSPTFNLMKPAMQQIAAQEGMQWGSVAERGRGGSDFDFENGRVKPWEGERIHEVGMDDLELTLGVGKA from the exons ATGACCGGCGGCGGATCCACGGGGAGGTTGCCGACGTGGAAGGAGAGAGAGAACAacaagaggagagagagaagacgAAGAGCGATTGCAGCTAAGATCTACACTGGCCTTCGAGCCCAGGGGAACTACAAGCTTCCAAAGCACTGCGACAACAACGAGGTCCTGAAAGCTCTCTGCGCCGAAGCTGGCTGGATCGTGGAAGAAGATGGCACAACTTATCGAAAG GGATGTAAGAGACCCACGAGTGAGATTGGAGGAACACCACTGAACTTAAGCGCGTGTTCTTCCATTCAGGCAAGTCCACAATCCTCGTCATACCCGAGTCCTGTACCATCCTACCATGCTAGCCCAACCTCTTCCTCGTTCCCAAGCCCCACGCGCATTGACGGAAACCACCCTTCTTCCTTTCTCATCCCATTCATCCGCAACATAACTTCCATCCCCGCCAACCTCCCTCCTCTCAGGATATCCAACAGCGCCCCCGTCACCCCACCTCTTTCTTCTCCCCGAAGCTCAAAGCGCAAGGCGGATTTCGACTCCCTCCGCCACCCTCTTTTTGCCACCTCCGCCCCGTCCAGCCCCACGCGCCGCCACCACGTTGCCACCTCCACCATCCCGGAGTGCGACGAGTCCGACGCCTCCACCGTGGACTCCGCCTCGGGCCGCTGGGTTAGTTTCCAGGTTCAGACGACGATGGTGGCTGCGGCGGCGGCTGCTCCTCCTTCGCCTACCTTTAACCTCATGAAGCCCGCGATGCAGCAGATCGCTGCCCAGGAAGGCATGCAGTGGGGTTCTGTTGCCGAGAGAGGCAGAGGAGGCTCCGATTTTGACTTCGAGAATGGCAGAGTGAAACCCTGGGAGGGTGAGAGAATACACGAGGTTGGAATGGATGATTTGGAGCTTACTCTAGGAGTTGGAAAGGCTTGA